The Miscanthus floridulus cultivar M001 chromosome 7, ASM1932011v1, whole genome shotgun sequence genome includes a region encoding these proteins:
- the LOC136463293 gene encoding plasma membrane-associated cation-binding protein 1-like → MDIWKSKVLPKIKLVFVKSAGKKAAAAAELVKSFDESKEGINGEFQEKKADLQPKVVEIYESVPAPLKVLIKERSKVSGIKKNSAAITKFLEELAKIEFPGAKQVSDGISKVGPALLSGPIFATFEKVSTLLPVAAEEATTKEGPPATDEAAATEEKKEEAAAEKKEEVEEEKKEETTPAPAAAETAPPADAAAAATEPTAEVAPTEAAAPEAEAAPTPAPAEAEPAKAEEETPKA, encoded by the exons ATGGACATCTGGAAGTCCAaggtgctgcccaagatcaagcTCGTCTTCGTCAAGAGCGCCGGCAagaaggccgccgccgccgccgagctcgtcAAGTCCTTCGACGAGTCCAAG GAGGGGATCAATGGCGAGTTCCAGGAGAAGAAGGCGGATCTGCAGCCCAAGGTCGTCGAGATCTATGAGTCCGTCCCTGCACCACTCAAG GTCCTGATCAAGGAGAGGAGCAAGGTGTCCGGGATCAAGAAGAACTCCGCCGCAATCACCAAGTTCTTGGAGGAGCTGGCCAAGATCG AATTCCCTGGAGCCAAGCAAGTGAGCGACGGCATCTCGAAGGTCGGCCCGGCCCTGCTGTCCGGCCCCATCTTCGCCACCTTCGAGAAGGTCTCCACGCTGCTCCCTGTCGCCGCCGAGGAGGCGACGACCAAGGAGGGCCCGCCCGCCACAGATGAGGCAGCCGCTACTGAGGAGAAGAAAGAGGAAGCCGCCgccgagaagaaggaagaagtggaggaggagaagaaagaagagacGACCCCTGCACCGGCCGCCGCCGAGACTGCTCCTCCTGCTGatgcagcagcagccgccacGGAGCCCACCGCGGAGGTGGCGCCGACCGAGGCAGCAGCGCCAGAAGCTGAGGCTGCACCCACACCTGCACCAGCCGAGGCGGAGCCGGCGAAGGCCGAGGAGGAGACACCCAAGGCCTAG
- the LOC136463294 gene encoding uncharacterized protein: MAMHRAAALALRRLAAAAAAAAPSPISLLAPLRPVAVAAAAATTNARFLLQPTTAAAAAAAALCARRGYAARGSAGPKAAAKAVSDDEEDEDEFEAMGSDEEFDGDFDDEDLDEFEDDSEDDSEHDAAPKRGRR, from the coding sequence ATGGCCATGCACCGCGCCGCCGCGCTCGCTCtccgccgcctcgccgccgcagcggcggcggcggctccgagCCCCATCTCCCTCCTCGCCCCTCTCCGGCCGgtggcggtggcagcggcggcggccaccaCCAACGCCAGATTTCTTCTGCAGCCTACGaccgcggctgctgctgctgctgctgctttgtGCGCCCGGCGCGGTTACGCGGCACGCGGCAGCGCGGGCCCGAAGGCTGCGGCGAAGGCGGTGAGCGACGacgaggaggatgaggatgagttCGAGGCTATGGGCAGCGACGAGGAGTTCGACGGCGACTTCGACGACGAGGATCTCGATGAATTCGAGGACGACTCTGAGGATGACTCTGAGCACGACGCCGCGCCCAAGCGCGGAAGGCGCTGA